Proteins encoded together in one Carya illinoinensis cultivar Pawnee chromosome 3, C.illinoinensisPawnee_v1, whole genome shotgun sequence window:
- the LOC122305584 gene encoding signaling peptide TAXIMIN 2-like, giving the protein MEDCRPLGFLLGLPFAMVALILSLVGAVIWIFGSVLSCFCPCCICCTGLANMAVGLVKLPVKVLRWFIEKIPC; this is encoded by the exons atggaagaTTGTAGGCCATTGGGTTTCTTGCTGGGATTACCTTTCGCAATGGTGGCATTGATTTTATCACTGGTGGGTGCAGTTATCTGGATTTTTGG GTCTGTGCTGAGTTGTTTTTGCCCATGTTGCATATGTTGTACTGGACTTGCGAATATGGCGGTGGGTCTGGTGAAGCTTCCTGTGAAAGTGCTTAGATGGTTCATTGAAAAGATCCCTTGTTAG